Proteins found in one Xenopus laevis strain J_2021 chromosome 1L, Xenopus_laevis_v10.1, whole genome shotgun sequence genomic segment:
- the LOC108697015 gene encoding taste receptor type 2 member 40, which yields MLPVFVLVSMAILGATTMMGIVTNSVIIVANIIDKVKGKSLNPSDLILVTLGLSNITLQFTMTANDFLSILWSDLYFSDAVYAALNTMMFFPTFSSFWFTVCLCVYYCLQIVIFTHPFLLRLKLGISQLVPFLLAASVFVSLVISIPRIWSSYRDPPISNLSSNQSFEIEMPKLSLLYVVSSNIIGCSLPLVFVGISNCVLLKSLISKSTMLEKNKSNVYSPRTEAREQAARTVGSLLLLYMCFYISEICMFADVFPTNSPGFCTCLIVIYSFPPTQSVILIFGSPKLKKALLNLLCLLKKCTKEQKETTKIVFINF from the coding sequence ATGCTGCCCGTTTTTGTTTTAGTCTCCATGGCTATCTTGGGAGCAACCACTATGATGGGAATTGTCACAAACTCTGTAATTATTGTCGCTAACATCATTGACAAGGTAAAGGGAAAAAGCCTTAACCCATCAGACCTCATTCTTGTCACACTTGGTCTATCCAATATAACTCTCCAGTTCACCATGACTGCAAATGACTTCTTGAGCATTTTATGGAGTGACCTATACTTCTCAGATGCAGTTTACGCAGCTCTCAATACCATGATGTTTTTCCCCACTTTCTCCAGCTTTTGGTTTACTGTATGCCTATGTGTCTACTACTGCTTGCAGATTGTCATATTCACCCATCCCTTTCTTCTGCGTCTCAAACTTGGAATCTCTCAACTTGTACCATTTCTTCTTGCAGCTTCTGTCTTTGTTTCTCTGGTTATCAGTATTCCTAGAATATGGAGTAGTTACAGGGACCCCCCTATTTCAAATTTATCAAGCAATCAGAGTTTTGAAATTGAGATGCCCAAGCTGAGCCTTTTATACGTGGTTTCCAGTAATATTATTGGATGTTCACTTCCATTGGTGTTTGTCGGGATTTCCAATTGTGTACTCCTTAAGTCACTCATAAGCAAGAGCACCATGCTAGAGAAAAACAAGAGTAATGTCTATAGCCCACGAACTGAGGCCAGAGAACAAGCAGCAAGGACTGTTGGTTCCCTATTATTACTTTACATGTGCTTCTATATCTCTGAGATCTGTATGTTTGCTGATGTTTTCCCAACGAATAGCCCTGGATTCTGTACCTGCTTAATTGTTATTTATAGCTTCCCACCTACTCAGTCGGTCATTCTAATTTTTGGCAGTCCTAAACTAAAGAAAGCATTGCTGAACCTTCTCTGTCTTTTAAAGAAATGTACCAAAGAGCAGAAGGAGACAACCAAGattgttttcattaatttttgA
- the LOC108697027 gene encoding taste receptor type 2 member 40, producing the protein MLPIFLLVSMAILGATTIFGIVTNLIIVIVNLNDKVRGKSLNPSDLILVTLGLSNMTFQFSMTANDFLSILWSDLYFSDAVYTAFITLLLFPIFSSFWFTVCLCVYYCLQIVIFTHPFLVHLKLTISQLVPYFLGVSVFISVVISIPGIWSTYRDPPNSNFSRNQSVEIELPKLSFTYLFYSNIIGCSLPLVLVGISNCLILKSLISKRTMLEKNKGDVQSPRTVARERAARTVGFLLLLYMSFYISEIFMFVDFFPPGSPGFCTCLMVIYSYSPAQSMILIFGSPKLKKALLNLLHISKRCRMEPMENLSVSF; encoded by the coding sequence ATGCTGCCTATTTTTCTGCTTGTCTCTATGGCTATTTTGGGGGCTACCACTATTTTTGGAATTGTCACAAACCTTATCATTGTAATTGTGAATCTTAATGATAAAGTAAGGGGGAAAAGTCTTAACCCGTCGGACCTGATCCTTGTCACATTAGGCCTATCAAACATGACTTTCCAGTTCAGCATGACAGCAAATGACTTCTTGAGCATTTTGTGGAGTGACCTTTACTTTTCCGATGCAGTTTATACAGCTTTCATAACCTTACTGCTTTTTCCCATCTTCTCCAGCTTTTGGTTTACTGTATGTCTATGTGTCTACTACTGCTTGCAGATTGTCATATTCACCCATCCCTTTCTTGTTCATCTAAAGCTTACAATCTCTCAACTTGTACCATATTTTCTTGGGGTTTCTGTCTTTATTTCTGTGGTTATCAGTATTCCGGGAATATGGAGCACCTACAGGGACCCccctaattcaaatttttcaaggaaTCAAAGTGTGGAAATTGAGCTACCCAAGTTGAGCTTCACTTACCTGTTTTACAGTAATATTATTGGATGTTCACTTCCCCTGGTGCTTGTTGGGATTTCCAATTGTCTAATCCTTAAATCACTCATAAGTAAGAGAACCATGCTAGAGAAAAACAAGGGTGATGTCCAGAGCCCCCGAACAGTGGCCAGAGAGAGAGCAGCAAGGACTGTTGGTTTCCTATTGCTACTATACATGTCCTTCTATATCTCTGAAATTTTTATGTTTGTTGACTTTTTTCCACCTGGTAGCCCTGGATTTTGTACCTGCTTAATGGTTATTTATAGCTATTCACCTGCACAATCCATGATTCTTATATTTGGTAGTCCCAAACTAAAGAAAGCATTGCTTAACCTTCTCCATATTTCTAAGAGATGCCGCATGGAGCCGATGGAGAATCTCTCAGTCAGCTTTTAA